Proteins from one Pantanalinema sp. genomic window:
- a CDS encoding HD domain-containing phosphohydrolase, producing the protein MNPDDAAPQRILYTSRLNPNGAILEAQAVDGFAWRTVDSLSDLRYAGGESAKLLVVDRHLMATGDAATLREIAALWGSSGVLVCSYPEGEEAPAEVPEDLLWGYLREPYHPRGFGKLVDNAFQFILNRLETERSRLELREYAVKLQELNAIGIALSSERDPDKLLDLILKKSRDIVYADAGSLYLVERKEAGGPVLRFKLSQNDTFPFAYQEFTMPISRASLAGYVALSGHSLSLADVYALPEGAEYAFDRTFDRRTGYRTKSMLVIPMRNRNNETIGILQLINRKRRRDTLLDDPHLMEREVIPFDPLHEDLVLSLASQAAVAIENNSLYQDIEGLFEGFVNASVTAIESRDPTTSGHSSRVANLTVALAEQVNGLDHGPFRDVHFSRDQIREVRYASLLHDFGKVGVREEVLVKAKKLYPLKLELIQSRFHFVRQALEARDSRSRLDYVLARGREAYLRDLPRFDAALSHELTALDEYFRIILEANEPTVLEEGSFLRLLEIAEHTYRDVYGADQPLLRPEEVRQLSIRRGSLDEQERREIESHVSHTYRFLSQIPWTSDLSRVPEIAYAHHEKLNGKGYPRALPDGGIPVQSKMMAIADIFDALTASDRPYKKAMPLERALDILHFEARDHHIDAGLLEVFVDYRIFEQGRIINPS; encoded by the coding sequence TTGAACCCTGACGACGCCGCGCCGCAACGCATCCTCTACACCTCGCGCCTCAACCCGAACGGGGCGATCCTCGAGGCGCAGGCGGTCGATGGCTTCGCCTGGCGCACGGTCGATTCGCTCTCCGATTTGCGCTACGCGGGGGGCGAAAGCGCCAAGCTCCTGGTCGTGGACCGCCACCTGATGGCCACGGGCGACGCGGCCACCCTGCGCGAGATCGCGGCCCTCTGGGGATCCAGCGGCGTGCTGGTCTGCTCCTATCCGGAAGGCGAGGAGGCCCCTGCCGAGGTGCCCGAGGACCTCCTGTGGGGCTACCTGCGCGAGCCCTACCATCCGCGAGGGTTCGGCAAGCTGGTCGACAACGCCTTCCAGTTCATCCTCAACCGTCTCGAGACCGAGCGATCGCGCCTGGAGCTGCGCGAGTACGCCGTCAAGCTCCAAGAGCTGAACGCGATCGGGATCGCCCTCTCGTCGGAGCGCGACCCCGACAAGCTGCTGGACCTCATCCTCAAGAAGAGCCGCGACATCGTCTACGCGGACGCCGGCAGCCTGTACCTGGTGGAGCGCAAGGAAGCCGGCGGCCCGGTGCTGCGCTTCAAGCTGTCCCAGAACGACACCTTCCCGTTCGCCTATCAAGAGTTCACCATGCCGATCTCGCGCGCGAGCCTCGCGGGCTACGTCGCGCTGAGCGGGCATTCCCTCAGCCTGGCGGACGTGTACGCCCTACCGGAGGGGGCCGAGTACGCCTTCGACCGCACCTTCGATCGCCGGACGGGCTACCGCACCAAGTCCATGCTCGTGATCCCGATGCGCAACCGCAACAACGAGACCATCGGGATCCTCCAGCTGATCAACCGCAAGCGCCGCCGGGACACCCTCCTGGACGATCCTCACCTGATGGAGCGCGAGGTCATCCCCTTCGACCCGCTGCACGAGGATCTGGTGCTCAGCCTCGCGAGCCAGGCGGCGGTGGCCATCGAGAACAACTCCCTCTACCAGGACATCGAGGGTTTGTTCGAGGGCTTCGTCAACGCGTCGGTCACCGCGATCGAGAGCCGCGATCCGACCACCTCGGGCCACTCGTCGCGGGTGGCCAACCTGACCGTGGCCCTGGCCGAGCAGGTGAACGGGCTCGATCACGGCCCCTTCCGGGACGTGCACTTCAGCCGCGACCAGATCCGCGAGGTGCGCTACGCGTCCTTGCTTCACGACTTCGGCAAGGTCGGGGTCCGCGAGGAGGTCCTGGTCAAGGCCAAGAAGCTCTACCCCCTCAAGCTGGAGCTGATCCAGAGCCGGTTCCACTTCGTCCGCCAGGCCCTCGAGGCCCGCGACAGCCGAAGCCGGCTCGACTACGTCCTCGCGCGGGGGCGCGAGGCGTACCTCAGGGATCTTCCACGCTTCGACGCGGCCCTTTCGCACGAGCTGACGGCCCTCGACGAGTACTTCCGCATCATCCTGGAGGCCAACGAGCCCACGGTCCTTGAAGAGGGCAGCTTCCTGCGCCTGCTCGAGATCGCCGAGCACACCTACCGGGACGTGTACGGGGCCGATCAGCCCCTCCTGCGGCCCGAGGAGGTCAGGCAGCTCTCGATCCGGCGCGGCAGCCTGGACGAGCAGGAGCGCCGCGAGATCGAGAGCCACGTCTCCCACACCTACCGCTTCCTGAGCCAGATCCCCTGGACCAGCGATCTCTCGCGGGTCCCCGAGATCGCCTACGCCCACCACGAGAAGCTCAACGGCAAGGGCTATCCCCGGGCGCTGCCCGACGGAGGCATCCCGGTGCAGTCCAAGATGATGGCGATCGCGGACATCTTCGACGCGCTGACCGCGAGCGATCGCCCCTACAAGAAGGCCATGCCGCTCGAGCGGGCGCTCGACATCCTCCACTTCGAGGCCAGGGACCACCACATCGACGCCGGCTTGCTAGAGGTCTTCGTCGACTACCGGATCTTCGAGCAGGGCCGGATCATCAACCCGTCTTGA
- a CDS encoding MarR family transcriptional regulator → MSSESPSIDPAIYRACEAVGGIVEMWGFKRVLGMVWTFVYLSPRPLSAQEIRSGLGISSGLVSMVLQELVRWGVVHKQPTPGERKEYYTAERNVWRPISKVIREREMYQVSTTLERLREAEIELEAAGDEDEDECKRVAADRLAELIQVGELAHSMLDQFVSLGVLDARDLRSVALGVGLTRTMFQMKRLAEKQRRGEME, encoded by the coding sequence ATGTCGAGCGAATCGCCGTCGATCGATCCTGCGATCTACCGGGCCTGCGAGGCGGTCGGTGGCATCGTGGAGATGTGGGGCTTCAAGCGGGTCCTCGGGATGGTGTGGACCTTCGTCTACCTGAGCCCCAGGCCCCTGTCGGCCCAGGAGATCCGCTCGGGCCTCGGCATCAGCAGTGGCCTGGTCAGCATGGTCCTGCAGGAGCTGGTGCGCTGGGGGGTGGTCCACAAGCAGCCGACACCCGGCGAGCGAAAGGAATACTACACGGCCGAGCGCAATGTTTGGCGTCCCATCTCGAAGGTCATCCGCGAGCGCGAGATGTACCAGGTCTCGACCACCCTGGAGCGCCTGCGCGAGGCCGAGATCGAGCTCGAGGCGGCCGGCGACGAGGACGAGGACGAGTGCAAGCGCGTGGCGGCGGATCGGCTGGCCGAGCTGATCCAGGTGGGCGAGCTCGCCCACAGCATGCTCGATCAGTTCGTCTCCTTGGGAGTTCTCGACGCGCGCGACCTGCGCAGCGTGGCGCTCGGGGTGGGCCTCACCCGCACCATGTTCCAGATGAAGCGCCTCGCCGAAAAGCAGCGACGCGGCGAGATGGAGTGA